The sequence GCGGCGCACGCGCGCGAATCCTCAGGATGTCTACACGGAATCGCTGCTCGGCAAGCTGACGATCACGCCGACCGCGCGCGACACGATCAAGCTCGCCGCCGAAACGGTGCGGCGGCGGATCGACACGAACGTGCTGTCGGCGATCAATCCGCCGACAACGCTCGGCCTCACCGCGAACGACAGGCTCGAGCGCAACCGCTTCAGTATCGACTACGATTTGCGCGACGCCGCCGCGCGCGGGTTCCAGACCGCGCACGTGCAGTTCTACTATCAGGAGTCGACGCAGGATCAGGACGCGTTCGAGACGCGCGGCGGGCGGCTCCAATCGCGTTCGCGCTCGAACCACTACAGCGAGCGCGCGCTCGGCGGCTCCGCGTTCGCCGAGAGCGGCTTCGCGACCGGGCCGCTCGCGCACAAGCTGCTGTACGGCGTCGACGGCAGCATCGACCGCATCAAGAGCCTGCGCGAGGGCACCGTCGCGAGCCCCGGCGAATCGTTCCCGAACAAGGCGTTTCCGGACACCGACTACTCGCTGTTCGGCGCGTTCGTGCAGGATCAGATCGGCTTCGGCAAGCTGCTCGTCACGCCGGGCCTGCGCTTCGACGCGTATCGGCTCAGCCCGAGCTCGGGCGATCCGCTGTTCACCGGCAAGACGGTCAGCTCGAGCGATCACGAGCTGTCGCCGCGCGTCGCGATGCTCTATGAAGCGTCGCCCGCGCTGATTCCCTACGCGCAGTATGCGCACGGCTTTCGCACGCCGACGCCCGATCAGGTCAACAACAGCTTCTCGAATCCGATCTATGGCTATACATCGATCGGCAATCCGAACCTGAAGCCCGAGACGAGCGACACGCTCGAAGCGGGCCTGCGCGGCACGCTCGGCACCGGCTACGGGCCGCTGCGCTACAGCGTCGCCGCGTTCGCCGGCCGCTATCGCAACTTCATCTCGCAGCGCACGGTAGGCGGCAGTGGCCGGCCGAACGATCCGCTCGTGTTCCAGTACGTAAACTTCGCGAACGCGCGCATTCACGGCTTCGAGGGACGCGCCGAATGGGTGATGCCGAATGGCTTCACGCTGAAGACGGCGATGGCGTTCACGAAGGGCACGACGCAGGACAACGGCGCGGCGAGCGAGCCGCTCGATACGGTCAACCCGTTCTCCGCCGTGTTCGGCGTGCGCTACGAGCCGAGCGAGCGCTGGTTCGCGCAGGCGGACCTGCTGTGGCAGGCGGGCAAGCGCGGCCGCGACGTGTCGTCGGCCGCGTGCCAGAAAAAGACCTGCTTCACGCCGCCGTCGTCGTTCGTCGTCGATCTGCGCGGCGGCTACCGCTTCAACAAGCACGTGAGCGCCTACCTCGGCATTCACAACCTGTTCGACCGCAAGTACTGGAACTGGTCGGACGTGCGCGGCATCGCCGCCGATTCGAACGTGCTCGACGCATACACCGCCCCGGGCCGCAGCGTCGCGGTCAGCATGAAGGTGGATTTCTGATGCGGCCCGCACGCTTTTTTCCCAACCCGACCGCCCGGCAATCGAGGATCTCCGACATGATGAACACCGCCGCCCCCGCCGCTTCGCCCGCCCGCGCGCTCGCGCCCGACGAGCTGCGCGACGCGTTCCTGCACCTGAAAGAAACCCGCAAGCTGCGCAACCGCGACGTCGCGCAACTGCTCGGCGTGAGCGAAGGCGAGGCGCTCGCCGCCTTCGCGGGCGAGCGCGTCGTGCGGCTCGAATCGAGCTTCGTCGAGCTGTTCGAGGAGATGCCGCGCTTAGGCGGCGTGATGGCGCTCACGCGCAACGCGGCCGCCGTGCACGAGAAGGACGGCGCGTTCGAGCAGATGAGCCACGACGGCCCGGTCGGCCTCGCGCTCGGCGCGATCGACCTGCGCATCTTCTACCGCAACTGGGCGGCCGGGTTCGCCGTCTACGAGCCGACCGCGCACGGCGTGATGAAGAGCCTGCAGTTCTTCGACGCGCAGGGCGACGCGGTGCACAAGGTCTACCTGCGCAAGCACAGCGATCACGCCGCGTTCGACGCGTTCGTGTCGCGCTGGCGGATGCCCGTGCAATCGCCGGCGTTCGCGGTCGAGCCCGCGCCGCCCGCGCATGTCGAACGGCCCGACGGCGAGATCGACGCCGCGGGGCTGCGCGCCGCGTGGGACGCGATGACGGATACGCACCAGTTCCACGGCGTCGTGCGCCGCCACGGCGTGTCGCGCACGCAGGCGCTGCGGCTCGCCGGCGCGTCGCGCGCGCATCGCGTCGCGACC is a genomic window of Burkholderia mallei ATCC 23344 containing:
- a CDS encoding hemin-degrading factor, which produces MMNTAAPAASPARALAPDELRDAFLHLKETRKLRNRDVAQLLGVSEGEALAAFAGERVVRLESSFVELFEEMPRLGGVMALTRNAAAVHEKDGAFEQMSHDGPVGLALGAIDLRIFYRNWAAGFAVYEPTAHGVMKSLQFFDAQGDAVHKVYLRKHSDHAAFDAFVSRWRMPVQSPAFAVEPAPPAHVERPDGEIDAAGLRAAWDAMTDTHQFHGVVRRHGVSRTQALRLAGASRAHRVATDAARRVLERAAQTRLPIMVFVGNRGMIQIHTGAVTNIRRMGTWINVLDEDFNLHLREDLVASAWVVRKPTSDGAVTSVELFDAAGDNIAMLFGARKPGQPELAGWRELAGALPRLDTADAADAATVAHAADVPVATDAGAAR
- a CDS encoding TonB-dependent hemoglobin/transferrin/lactoferrin family receptor, whose product is MARRPLRAALFGAFGLYAAAARAAGPASEPAAAAPPAAASAASAASTSQVRHAAIAAARKDAPALDPITVTATRTASAASRTAASVSVITDSDLEEQQADNIKDALRYEPGVTVRRTAYRPANAALGGGRDGDSSINIRGLEGNRVLLMEDGIRLPSAFSFGPLEAGRGDYADLDTLARIEILRGPASALYGSDGLTGAVNFITKDPSDLLSIHRKKTYFSFRPSYDSVDRSIGATVTAAGGNDRVQAMLIASGRRGHELDTHGDDNSASTRRTRANPQDVYTESLLGKLTITPTARDTIKLAAETVRRRIDTNVLSAINPPTTLGLTANDRLERNRFSIDYDLRDAAARGFQTAHVQFYYQESTQDQDAFETRGGRLQSRSRSNHYSERALGGSAFAESGFATGPLAHKLLYGVDGSIDRIKSLREGTVASPGESFPNKAFPDTDYSLFGAFVQDQIGFGKLLVTPGLRFDAYRLSPSSGDPLFTGKTVSSSDHELSPRVAMLYEASPALIPYAQYAHGFRTPTPDQVNNSFSNPIYGYTSIGNPNLKPETSDTLEAGLRGTLGTGYGPLRYSVAAFAGRYRNFISQRTVGGSGRPNDPLVFQYVNFANARIHGFEGRAEWVMPNGFTLKTAMAFTKGTTQDNGAASEPLDTVNPFSAVFGVRYEPSERWFAQADLLWQAGKRGRDVSSAACQKKTCFTPPSSFVVDLRGGYRFNKHVSAYLGIHNLFDRKYWNWSDVRGIAADSNVLDAYTAPGRSVAVSMKVDF